GACCGGCCCTACTGGTACCAATGTAATGGATCTTCAAATCATCATGGTAGACAAACATGAAAACTGAGAAGGCGGACATCCTCGTCGGGATCGCAAGTTTTAATAACGCAGGTACAATAGGTCATGTGGTGAAGGCCGTGGATGCAGGGCTTGTGAAATATTTCCCGGATAAAAAGGCGATTATCGTCAATTCCGATGGAGGATCCAGGGACGGGACGCCGGATATTGTGAAGACTGCCACCCATGACCAAGCCGCGATCTTTCTATCCCACCCTGTATACCCGGCCCACAGGATCAGCATTCCCTACAACGGGATCCCAGGGAAAGGGAGCGCCTTCAGGGCCATTTTCCGCAAGGCTGTCGAGATGAAGGCTGAGGCATGTTGCGTGGTGGATGCTGATTTACGCAGCATAACGCCTGAATGGGTGGAGCTTCTTTTGTCCCCTGTAATTCAAAATGGATTTGACTTTGTAGCCCCACTCTACAACAGGCATAAATATGATGGAACGATTACTAACTCAATCGTCTATCCTCTAACAAGGGCCCTCTATGGCAGGAGGATCAGGCAGCCAATAGGAGGTGAGTTTGGATTTTCAGGAAGAATGGCTGATTTTTACATGTCTCAGGAGGTATGGGAAAGTCATGTGGCCCGCTTTGGTGTTGATATATGGATGACAACAGAGGCGATTGCCGGTGATTATAAAGTCTGTCAGACCTTTCTGGGGGCAAAGATCCACGACCCTAAGGATCCGGGTTCAGACCTTGCGGATATGCTGCTGCAGGTGGTTGCTACCCTGTTTGCCCTGACAGAGAAACACTATGACAAGTGGAAGGATGAAAAGGGATCGTCAGAGGTTCCGACTTTAGGCTTCAGATATCAGGTCGGACTTGAATCCGTAAAGGTGAATGCAGAGAAGATGCTTAACATATTCAGGGCAGGGCAGGAAAATCTTCGGGATATATGGTTGAAGATAATAGGACAGGGGGATTTTGGTGAGATAGAACGTCTCAGTCGTCTTCCTGACGCGTCATTTAAATTTCCTGATGGATTATGGGCAAAGGTTGTATATGACTTTATCATTGCGTATCATAGAAAGGTGATGGCGCCGGAACACCTTATCAGGTCGCTTGTACCATTATATCTTGGAAAAACTGCATCATTTGTGCTTGAAGTGGAAAACATGGAACAGGAAGGTGCGGAGGCCTGCATAGAGAAATTGTGTCAGGAGTTTGAAAATAACAAAGATTATCTTATAAGTAACTGGAAATGAGGAGGTGATATTATGGAGAACTTTATGGAGTTGTTATTTCAGCCGCTGATTAATTTTGGAATAAAAGTCTTTGAGTTTGTACCAAATGTGCTGGCAATGCTGATTATCTTTATCGCCGGTTTCTTATTCTCCCGCCTCATTAAAATGTTTTTGTTGCGGCTCTTCAGGGTTACAAACTTTGACAGCTGGTGTGACAGGGCAGGTTTGACCGCTATTATAAGAAAAGGGGATATATGGTCAAAACCATCAGAGGTATTCGGGGGTATAATCTACTGGTTTCTTATTATACTATTTCTGATGATCGGATTCAGCGCCCTTCAGTTGCAGACTATTGACAATCTGACAGCACAATTCTTTCTCTATATCCCGCGGGCATTTTCCGCTCTTATCATCCTTATCGGGGGTTACATGTTTGCCGGTTTTATCAGCAGGGCAGTGTTGATCACCGCAGTTAACAGCGGATATCACTATGCAAAGATACTTGCCGAGGCAGTGAGGCTTCTGCTGATTGTGCTAATTCTTGCGATGGCGCTTGAACAGCTTCAGATAGCGCGGGGTATAGTGATAGCAGCCTTTTCCATAGTCTTTGGCGGCATTATACTTGCCCTTGCAATAGCATTTGGCATAGGCGGAATAGATGCAGCGAAAAGGATAATCAGCGCCGGCGGGGCGGAGCATAAAGGGGACAGGAGGAATGAAAAAGAAAGAGATGCTGAACATTTATAGGAGGTGAAAGATGGCGGATTTCTATCAGACTGATTTAATAATTACATTGCACAGGCTTGGAAGTCCGGGGCTGGAAAGGATTGAGTCTGAACTCAGGGAATTTTCCAGACAGCGTCCCATTGCGCTGGTGCTCCCTGCGCTCGTTACTGAGTTTCAGAGAGATGCTATCAAAGGTATAATTGCAGAGTTAAAAAAGGTCAGATACCTCAGTGAGATTATCCTGGTTCTTGGCAGGGCAAGTGACAAGGAATTCAGTTATGTCCGGGAGTTCATGTCCCAGCTTCCATGTGAAGTCAGGATTATTCATAATGAGGGTAAAAGGGTTAAGGAGATTTATGCCACACTCGAGAGAAATAATGTCTCGGCGGGCGAGGATGGGAAAGGACGCTCTGCATGGTTTGCCTATGGATACATATTAGCCAATGCACAATCTGAAGTCATTGCGCTGCACGATTGTGACATAGTTACATACAACCGGGAGATGCTCGCCAGATTATGCTATCCGGTTGCCAATCCTAATATAGACGTAGTGTTTTGCAAAGGCTTCTACAGCAGAATTACCGACAAGATGCACGGAAGGGTGACGCGCCTCTTAATGACTCCGCTCATCAGGGCCATGCAAAAACTTGTGGGGCCGAATCCATTCCTTCTTTTTCTGGACAGCTTCAGATATCCGCTTGCCGGGGAATTTGCAATGATAACTGATATGGCAAGGACTAACAGGATACCGTGGGATTGGGGGCTCGAGGTTGGCGTGCTGTCAGAGGTCTTCCGGAATTATTCACCGCACCGTGTCTGCCAGGTTGATATAGCGGATAACTATGAGCATAAGCATCAAATACTTTCCGCTGATGATGCCCAAAAAGGATTGATGAGGATGTCTGTGGACATTTGCAAGTCCATGTTCAGATTCCTTGCTGCAGAGGGGATTGTCATGTCAGACAGTTTTTTTAAATCGCTTCAGGTGGCATACATCAGACTTGCAGAGGATACCATGGTAAAATACGAGGCGGATGCAGCGATAAATGGACTCATATTTGACAGGCATGCGGAGGCAGGCGCTGCAGAGGCATTTGCAAACGCTATAAGGATAGCTTCTGAGGCATATTCAGAAAACCCTATGGCCGCCCCGCTGATCCCAAACTGGAACAGGGTTACATCAGCCATACCTGGAATTCTTGATATGCTGAAGAAGGCTGTAGACGAGGACAACAGATAATTATCCGGTATATAAACGCCAGTGTCTATGCCCCTGCAGAGCTGAAATCTATTTGATCCTTTTCTTCGTTCTGGCTATGACCTTCTTTACAGACTTCTGTGCCTCTTTTTCCAGTTTGACGATCTGTGATTCAATCTTCCTGATCTTTGAAATTGCGGTTTTGACCTTATTATCCAGCATAGGATTTTTCACTTTTGAACTTAAGTCATATATTTTGCCGCCCAACTCAGAAATCTCTTTTTGAACTTTTGTCTTAAGGAGAAATATCCGGTACCGTCTCTTGCCTTCTTCCGTCATTACTTCGGCCTTCTCTTTTGCTGATGCGACACCCTCTTTCATTACTGCCACCCCGTCCTTTAACCCTTTTTGCACATCTTTCTTGATCTTCTGCCAGAAATCCATCTTTTCCCCCTTTCATTTTCCAGTCTCCGGTTAATACTGCATCTGTTCCATCCAGGTCAGTTACATTTTTTCTTGATCAACTGGATATTTATTACTATACTTTAATTGTTTCGTGATTTCCAGACTATTCACATTATGGATTCAAATTTAAAAGGCATATTAATACCGTCAGCGACAACTATCCTGTCAATCGCTGTTCTGCTTGTCCTCAGGAATATAGCATTCGGAATCCTCAACAAATGGGCACGAATGACAGAAACAGACATTGACGACATCATCATCAGGTCTTTTAAGACCCCCTCCATCTACTGGATCATAGCAATAGGGCTGTATATCGGAGTCGCCATATCAGGGCTTCCTGAGAAATATATCTTTTATCTGAGCAAGACCATCCATGTCATTGTGATCCTTTCAGTTACGGTTGCTACAGCCAATCTGTCGGGTAAAATATTTACCACTTACATACAGAAGTCGAAACTGCCGATCCCCACAACAGGTCTTGCCAACGTTATATTAAAGGGGGTCATCCTGATTCTGGGTCTCCTGATTGCTTTAAGCGTCATCGGAATTTCTATCACCCCCTTTCTTACAGCCCTCGGAGTAGGCGGCCTTGCCGTTGCCCTTGCCCT
The DNA window shown above is from Nitrospirota bacterium and carries:
- a CDS encoding glycosyl transferase, whose product is MADFYQTDLIITLHRLGSPGLERIESELREFSRQRPIALVLPALVTEFQRDAIKGIIAELKKVRYLSEIILVLGRASDKEFSYVREFMSQLPCEVRIIHNEGKRVKEIYATLERNNVSAGEDGKGRSAWFAYGYILANAQSEVIALHDCDIVTYNREMLARLCYPVANPNIDVVFCKGFYSRITDKMHGRVTRLLMTPLIRAMQKLVGPNPFLLFLDSFRYPLAGEFAMITDMARTNRIPWDWGLEVGVLSEVFRNYSPHRVCQVDIADNYEHKHQILSADDAQKGLMRMSVDICKSMFRFLAAEGIVMSDSFFKSLQVAYIRLAEDTMVKYEADAAINGLIFDRHAEAGAAEAFANAIRIASEAYSENPMAAPLIPNWNRVTSAIPGILDMLKKAVDEDNR
- a CDS encoding glycosyltransferase encodes the protein MKTEKADILVGIASFNNAGTIGHVVKAVDAGLVKYFPDKKAIIVNSDGGSRDGTPDIVKTATHDQAAIFLSHPVYPAHRISIPYNGIPGKGSAFRAIFRKAVEMKAEACCVVDADLRSITPEWVELLLSPVIQNGFDFVAPLYNRHKYDGTITNSIVYPLTRALYGRRIRQPIGGEFGFSGRMADFYMSQEVWESHVARFGVDIWMTTEAIAGDYKVCQTFLGAKIHDPKDPGSDLADMLLQVVATLFALTEKHYDKWKDEKGSSEVPTLGFRYQVGLESVKVNAEKMLNIFRAGQENLRDIWLKIIGQGDFGEIERLSRLPDASFKFPDGLWAKVVYDFIIAYHRKVMAPEHLIRSLVPLYLGKTASFVLEVENMEQEGAEACIEKLCQEFENNKDYLISNWK